TTTAGATGGAGTGTCACCCTGAGGGTCCCCTCCCCTCTATCCTGTCCCCAGGGACACATGCTCCCAGAGAGCAGTTCCTGAGTgggccttcctgcctcttccataAAGCCAGACAGTTGGCGACTGTCCTTACTGCAAACCCTGGTTCACGCTGGCTCCCCTGGGAGGGAGGTGGTTTGGGCCCACAGGCCCTGTGTTCCTGCTCAGAATGGGCATTAGAAATGCTGCCATAGCCTGTGCCACTGCAGTGGAAGCATTTTTAGGAAATGGCTTATATCTCAAGACAAACTTCAGATGCATGGGGCCAGAACGCTGTGTCCATCTGCATCTTTGCTGAGGGATCGGGTAGCCTGGAGTTTGCCCTCTGCTGTGTTGGCTTGAAGCTCATAGGAGACTTAAGACGGGCTTTCAAGCAAACAACGTTCTGTCCTTTGCCGTAGACTATGAAGCATCCTGTGTGTGTGAAGCACCCGCCGTTAGTCAAGTATGCCCGGTGCTTTCTCTCAGAACTCATCAAAAATGTCAGTTATGGGCAGTGTCCGCCCAGTAGCCAGACAGCATAGCCACCGGCGTGCTGGAGCCCCTGTCCTTCCCAGGCCCTGGGCCTGCTTTGCAAACCCCAGCATGTCAGGGGCCTCCCCAGGCAACTGGCTGCAGCTGAGTGTGACCCATGGGAGACAGTGCAGGGCGGGAAGAAGGGGAGGCCAGCGTCTCTCcctcactctgcctcctggggtttcCACAGCATCTGCTTATCTGGGGTCCCAGCTCCTAGCATATGAATTCTCATTCCTACCAGGCTGGTCCAGCCCACAGCACTGGAACCCTCACCCACACCCTCTGTCCTGCCCGCCAAAGGGTTTGGAGTTTCCTGCTATTATCCGACTCTGGGTTGCCCCATGGGCCCCTGTTGGAAGATTTAGCTCTTGCCATACCTTTGGAACTAGTTCCTCTGGTGAATTCTCTGCATTGATCCTGCTGGAATGAGCTCTTTCCTGACTGATACaggatggattttattttttacttatttagttttttgagacagtctcactgtggtgcccaggctggattaccgtggcacaatctcggctctctgaaacctctacctcctgggttcaagcaaatctcatgcctaagaagctgggactacaggcacacgccaccatgcctggctaatttttgtatttttagtagagacagagtttcaccatgttggccaggctggtctcgaactcctgacctcaggtgatccgcctgcctcggcctcccaaagtgctgggattacaggcatgagccaccgcacctggcctaggatGGATTTTAAAGATGGGCCCGAACATGCAGGGTTTGACATGAGGATGTCGAGATGCCGTTCCTTAGTAGGCAGTAGCAGACCTGCTGAGTGAAAGGGCCACACTTTTAGCAAATAAACAATCCCCTGCTTCTCCAATACCTGCTTTCTCCCTGGTCCTCCCCAAAAGGGTGCATCTGTGGTCACCAGCAGGTTTGCCCTGTGCCACCAGGAGGAGGCAGCAGTCACCCAGTGTACCTTGCTGCTGCCCTGTGAATCGTAGGACGGGGCCAGCTGTGGGGAAGCAGCCTGCTGACAGCCACAGCCTGCAGAATGCGCCGCCCTCACAGTTCTGCCTGGGCTCACTTAAAAGCACCTTTTGTTTTCCTCCTCTCTGTCATGGTCATGTGGCAGCTCTCACGGAATCCTTGTCTCCTGCCCTAGACTACACCTAACCCTACCCTCTCAACACCTCTTGTTGAAGGCCCTCCCATCCAGGTTTCCCTACCAagtggaattatttttttttttagagacaagatcttgcacAGGCtgtcctcgaactcctgggctcaagcagtcctgccatgtcagcctctagagtagctggaactattcggcacacaccaccacgcccaacgaAGTGAATATTTTATATGCCAGCTGGCCGGTATTACATCATTCCATCCCAAATCTCTCCTCCAAACTTGGTGAAAATCATCTGACCATTTTTACAGATTAGAACGAAAGCAAACAAGCTGTCACTCTGTCTGCCCCCAGCACGAGGCTGTCCACATGGAACCTTTGGACGAGCTGTACGAGGCACTGGCGGAGACTCTGATGGCCAAGGAGTCCACCCAGGGCCACCAGAGCTATTTGCTGGTATGAGAAGGGCACCCTCCTCCCCCTCACAGCCCAGATACCCTTCCTGCACAGACAAAGTGAAAACGTGggtgtgggttcaaatcctgactcacCCATTCTGCAGTCTTAGACATGAGGTTCATTAACCTtctttagcctcagtttccctgtctgtaaatCAAGCACTTCAACAACAACAGCATATCTCGTGGGGTTATTGGGCATTTGTCTAATAGGTGACACACACTACCTGCTTCACAAGGACCTGGTGCCCAGTCCTCAAAGAATACTTGacagggctggacatggtggctcacgactgtaatcccaggactttgggaggccgaggctggtggatctgaggtcaggagttcgagaccagcctggccaatatggtgaaaccctgtctctactaaaaatacaaaaattaggccaggcgtggtggctcatgcctgtaatcccagcactttgggaggctgaggctgggggatcacctgaggtcaggagtttgtgaccagcttggccaacatggtgagactccatctttactaaaaatacaaaaattagcggggtgtggtagtgggcgcctgtaatcccagctactcgggaggctgaggcaggagaatctcttgaacccacgAAGTggatgttgtagtgagccgagatcacgctattgcactctggcctcggcaacaagagtgaatctctgtctcaaaaacaagtacaaaaattagctggacatggtggcacacgcctgtagtcacagctacttgggcagctgaggcaggagaattgctcgaacccaggaggcagaggttgcagtgagccaagattgtgccactgactccagcctgggtgacagagctaaaaaaaaaagataagataaaacatagatacagaaaaccacaaaggaaaaacATAGCATATTGAATCATCACAAGGCAGCCACCCCTTCGTAGCCACACCCGGCCCCTGGCCACCACTGACCTGTGCTCCATCGCCAGAATTCCATTGTCTCAGAAATGTCGGGTGAATGGAATCCTGTGTGGCCTGAGATGAGTGTCTTTCATGCCGCATGACACCTTTGAGGCCCGTGCAAGCTGTTGGCATGTCAACAGTTAGCTGCTTCTCATTGCTGAGTGGCGATTGGTCCTGTCATGGTTTATTCAGCCATGTGGTGGATGGCTACTTGTCTTCTAAGCCACTTGCCTTCTGATCGCTGGACTgactctctcaccctctcttggTGCAGCCCTCGGGAGGCTCGTTCACACTCTCCGAGATCACAGCCATCATCTCCCACGGTACTACAGGCCTGGTCACATGGGATGCCACCCTCTACCTTACAGAATGGGCCATCGAGAACCCAGCAGCCTTCACTAACAGGTGACCTCGGGGCACAGGGCAGGGCACCAAGGCAGGCTTACCCTGGTGCAGTCGAAGACACGCTCCCCTTTCCTCCCGCCAGGAGTGTCCTAGAGCTTGGCAGTGGCGCTGGCCTCACAGGCCTGGCCATCTGCAAGATGTGTCGTCCCCGGGCATACATCTTCAGCGACTGTCACAGCCGGGTCCTCGAGCAGCTCCGAGGGAATGTCCTTCTCAATGGCCTCTCATTAGAGGCAGACATCACTGCCAACTTAGACGGCCCCAGGGTGACAGTGGCCCAGCTGGACTGGGATGTAACGACAGTCCATCAGCTCTCTGCCTTCCAGCCAGATGTTGTCATTGCAGCAGGTAATGCCCAGCCCCAGGCATCCTGTGCAGGCGGTGTCCTTGCAGCATTACCCAGCTCTTAGCTCTGGGAAAAGGGAACAATGGACGCTGTCGGGCATGGACATGATAGGGCTTCCAGAAGAGTTACTCTGGACCTCCAGGGTGACATCAAAGGACAGGGGTGCCTCTTAAGGTGACCTTCAAGCCACAGCCCTATTGTTGGAGACAGGTATACTCCCGTTACAGTGGTCACCACATGGCTGAGTCCCAGAGCCATGCCGTGTGTCCTTCAGAGACCACAGGAGGAAAACAACCACTTCTGGGACGAGGACAGGGCCCTTGAGAAAAGGTGGCATTTGGCTGGGCCACCGAAAACCCCTCACCCCTGCCAGCACACTCAGTCCCCTCTCTGGTGGAACAGAGCTCTGCCTGTGGTCCTGGGTCCCAGCCCTGAAACCCACAGGTCCAGCGGTGGCCAGGGACACAGGCCCACCCCTGCAAGCCAGCAGACCAATCGGCAGACACCTGAAACACGAAGTTCACGGTAGGGTCAGGCTTTCTGTCATTCAAAGCCCTCTAGATAGGCCGAGAAccagaactgtttttttttaaggaacaccAGTGAGtctggagatttttttcttttgcttcggTCTTTTGCAGCTTTCTCTACTAAGGGTTCTCCTTTTTCACCCAAGTAATTGCCTTTCAATCTAATGGCCCAAAAGGTCAAATGGCATCTAATAGTCTCATATGAGCGCTGCCTCTCTGGCCTCGCCCTGCTACTGAGGTCAGCATGAACTGGAACTTTCCACTTGTCCCTTTCAGTAACCTGAAGTTTTCACCGTAGACGTGCTGTATTGCCCAGAAGCCATCGTGTCGCTGGTCGGGGTCCTGCGGAGGCTGGCTGCCTGCCGGGAGCACAAGTGGGCTCCTGAGGTCTACCTGGCCTTTACCGTCCGCAACCCAGAGACGTGCCAGCTGTTCACCACCGAGCTAGGTGAGCCCACACGCCCACCCGGGCCTGCATGGTCCCCGAGCTGTCCCTGCAGAACTCCAGTGGAAGTGAAAGGACTGGGCGCCGGGGAAAAGCTAGGATACCCCACACTCTCACACCATGCGGGGAACTCGGGCAGAGGCCGGTGAGCAGGGTGGGCTTGGGGCGTGGGGGGCTTGCGGCAGGAGGAGGGCAGCTCAGCACAGGGAGGGAGGGTCTGAGCTCAGCAGCCCTACTATGTGTTTCAGAGTAGGGTTCCCTAAGCCCttgggcctcggtttcctcatctataaaatggaggtggTGGGAGGGGCAGTCGGGGTCAGGGCTGGACACAGCTGTGGCCTGCAGGATGCTGGAGCACAGGCTGTACAGGCGGATCTACCATGCCACTGTCCTGAGCACCCAGTCGATGGAAGACGAGCAGGGTGACTATAGAGAAGGGGAACTGGCCCCGTAGTGGGCCAGCCACTGTCCTCAGACCTGATATTTGTCAGCCCCCAGAACCTGTGAGGGTGTGCTGTCATTGTCCCATCTCACTGACAAAGACACTAGGACACACAGAGGCCAAGCGACCCCCGAGCTCCCGCAGACTGCAGCCCGGCCACCTGGCTCCCGTGCCTCCACACTACACCCACGCCCCAGTTTGCCACCAGCCTCTGCCCCAGCTCCCCCTGAGCACAGCCCCTCCTGGCAGCCATGTGCACAGATGCAcccacagcagcctctgcctgcaCACAGAGACACGGACAATCCAGTGCCTGTCCACGTGGGGCAGCCCGTTAACTACAGAGCCAACAAACAAGCCAGCACACGAAGACATACTAGGTTCCACGACAGAGTCCAGCACAACCTCGCACAGGAGGCTGACTGGGCGCAgggctcaggcctgtcatcccagcactttaggaggctaaggcaggaggactacttgaccccaggtgttcaagaccaacctgggcaacatagtgggaccccatcttcacaaaacatacagaaactagccagatgtggttgcacacgcctgtagtcccagctactcgggaagctgaggtgggaggatggcttgaccccaggaggtggaggctgcagtgaaccctgatctcaccactgcactccagcgtgggcaacagagcaagaccctgtctcaaatagcaaaaatcaaaaaaaaaaaaaaaaaaaaaggaagtctttCTTCAGATACTTACGTGAAAAAAAACCTGCAAtatcttttaagtgaaaaaaacagtGCCAAGAAGCACACATAGTATAAGCCCCCACCAacgtttattgttttttttttttttttttttttttttctgagacagagtctggctttgtattgcccaggctggagtgcagaggtgccatctcggcccactgcaacctgccacctcccaggttcaagctatcctcccatctcagcctcctgagtagctgggactacaggtgcgtgctaccacgcctggctaatttttgtattttttgtagagtcgaggtttcgccatgttggccaggctggtcttgaactcctgacctcaagtgatctgctgcctcagcctcccaaagtgttagtattacaggcgtcagctactgcgcccagccccatttttgtttaaaaactaataataatcacCCACACATGGTTATGAGTACCTAtattcccaactactcaggaggctgagacgggaggatggcttaagcccaggagtttgtggccaCCTTGAgcagcatagcaagacttcatctcaaaaaaaaattttcacaatcATCATTTTCACATAAGTATACCTATAGGGGAAAACCTAGAACATATATATAGCAGGCTTGTCCAACctgcggcccaacacaaatctgtaaactttcttaaaacaatatgagaactttttgtgattttttttcttttagctcatcagctgttgctagcattagtgtattttacgtgTGACCCAAGgcgattcttcttcttccaatgtggcgcATGTaggccaaaagattggacatccctgaTATACACGTTAACAGGTGCCATCCTTGGATGGCAGGATTATAGAAATTGCTACACGTTCATGTCTATActacttcatttttataaatacgCGTTTTCCACTCGTAACAAAAAACCGTGGTTGAAAATCATCTCGGGTCgcagtgtcacatgcctgtaatcccaacactgtaaGAGGCtgaggctttgggaggctgaggtgagcagatcacctgaggtcaaaagttcaagaccagcctggcctacacggtgaaactccatctctactaaaaacacaaaaattagccaggcgtggtggtgcacgcctataatcccagctactcgggaggctgaggcaggagaatcacttgaacctgggaggcgttgcagtgagctgagattgcgccactgcactccagctggggaacagagtaaaactccatctaaaaaataataataaaagaggctgaggcaggagcatcacttgaggccatgggttccggaccccatctctacaaaataaaaaaattactggcatggtggcatgcacctgtcatcccagctagtcaggaaatgggaggattgctagagcccaggagtcgaggctgtggtgaacaatgactgtgccactgcactccagcctgggtgaaagaacaagatcgtatctcaaaaaaaaaaaaaaaaaaagaatcattctgGATAATGGCTCTTCAGACATCTGTGCTTATGAGAACACCAGCCCCTtctaagctgtgtgtgtgtgtgtgtgtgtgtgtgtgtgtgtgtgtgtgtgtgtgtgtgtgttttgagatagagtctcactctgtcactcaggctggagtgcagtggcacaatctcggctcactgcaacctccgcctcctgggttcaagcaattctcccgcctcagactcccaagtagctgggattacaggcacccgccatcgtgcctggctaatttttgtatttttgtagagatggggttccaccactttggccaggctggtctcgaacacctgacctcaagtgttccgccggcgttggcctcccaaagtgttggaattacaggcatgagctactgtgcctggccactttctAAGCTTTGTGAAGAGTGGATTGACTAAGCAGCCAGGTAGATGTGGTTCAGATCTCTGCTTCTGTCCTGCTATGCCAAGGTCTGGGGCAGACGCGGGCAGAGAGTGGACAACAGCATGGTGCCTGCTGCTAGCCATTTCTATGCAAAACCAGATTTCTGGTCCCATCCTGGAGGCCAATTCTAGGTACCTGGGTGGGCCTGGGAACCTGTGAACAAAGTAAACTGACTTAGACACCCTCCACCCCGCCAGGCCTGTCCTAGCAGCCCCACACAATACGCTCATGTCCTGTCCCCAAACACCGCCATCCTCAAACATGtgctctgtttccaggctggacTGGGATCAGATGGGAAGCGGAAGCTCATCATGACCAGAAACTGTTTCCCTACAGAGAGCACTTGGAGATGGCAATGCTGAACCTCACACTGCAGGACTCACACACGACTCCAACGGGATTGTGAGAATTAAGTCACTCTTGTGGGAAGAATTTTTATATGGGAAAGCGGATAAAACTTTCATTGCACTGGAATGTTTGGAAAATGTTAAATTCCAAATCAGGAACCACAAACTGCCCTCTAATAAGACACCGGCTATCTAAGCATGTGGGTGCCCCCTTTCTGCCAGCAGTTCTGGTTCTTAAGAAAATCACCATAAATCAGACATGAAAATTCTGGCTCCAAAAATAGCATTTTCTTTGTGCAAATAAAAACGAGTGTATCAAGTATGACGTTCCCCCAACGTGGACACACTTGTTTCCTCAGAAAGCCAAGCCTGCTGCAGCTGCCACATCCCTGGACACACTCGTTTCCTCACAAAGCCAAACCCGCTACAGCTGCCACATCCCTGGACACACTCGGTTCCTCACAAAGCCAAGCCCGCTGCAGCTGCCACATCCCTGGACACACTCGGTTCCTCACAAAGCCAAGCCTGCTGCAGCTGCCACATTCCTGGGCTTATGGTGCAGCAGGTGCTTTTTTCAAGACAGGAATCAAAGTGTTAGGAACATGGCAGAAAGGTGACACCTGGAGACCAAATGCAGGATGAGGAGTACTGCAGAGGTCACAGGGAAGTCACAGAACAGTAATACGCTGGCAGGGGCATGGGGCATGAAgaacagaagaagacaggaagcgCTTCAGAGACTCCAAAGAAGAAATCAGGGCCAACCACAGCTTCCCAGGTTATTCACCAGGTGGCACCACTGCCGTCATTTCAGCTTCTGGCCACTGGGAGGCGCTGCTTGAAAGGGTTTGCCCTGAGACTCCGAGAAGAAGCTGCGGGAAGGACAGCAGGGGCCCTGGGGTTTTAGCCTCTGGCCCAGGACTTATCTGTCCATAACCAAAGGAAGCACAGTCTGCACCCAGCTCTCATCCCATCGGAGCTGCTGCGACTCCCGCAGGTTCTTCCGGAACTGGTTTAGCTTGCCTGCAGGATCACGAAAGCTTGAGAAAAGCATCTGCAAAATACTAAAGAGCAGAGCTTACCTCATTGcctgtccccaccccatcccaggtCACCACCTGGCTGACCCCAGGTCCCCGACCCAACAACAACCCCTCCCAAGTCCCTAACTCCCTCACTTGGACTTGAGACCCTTCACACCCCAGCAGTGCTCCGCCTCCAACTTGACATCATGCTTTCTGGAAACTTCCCCGTGTGTCCCACTTTCCCACACTTGGTGCCCTGGAGCACCTTCCGGCCTCTACATGCTGTACGTTCCCCTGTGAGCACCCTCCTCTCGGCCTCTGCCAACACAGTCCCACCCATCTGTGGGTAACAAGGGGGTGTGGGTGTTCTTTTCAGCCTTGCTAAACTGTCTGAATCAAGGATCACAAACTGCAGCCTGCAGGCCAAATCCACTCCACAGcctgtgtttttaaataaagctttattggaacaaAGCCACACCCCTTAATCTACAGATGATCTGTGGCTACTTTCACACCACAACAGAGTACCATGGTTCTGACAGAGACTGGCGGACCCAGTCTAAATCACTTCTGACCTGGACCTTTACTGAAAATCCTCCCAATCATTCTGTTGACAAGAATGATGTATTACTTTTTGCAATAAGAAACAAGTAACGTTTGCAGAATTCCACCCATCTTTCAAGGCTGGTCCCAGAAGTTCCCTTTGCCCACGCACCTAACTGATCCTGCTCACTTCCTAAACTGCAGCCCGGCCCACCCGGCTCCAGCATCATTTGTGGAGTGTCAGCTCCATAAATCCAGAGGGCAGGTGGGGGTGTGTCCTAACTTTCCCGAGCCTACTGTACCGAAACGGGACAGCAGAGTGGGCCGGCCTCTGTGACTTCTGCTCCCTCACTAGCTTTTCCACCAGACCCCCCATGGTACTACCCTGGCTGTGGGAAGCAGGGATCAGGGAGTGTGGCTCGGTGCCCGTCTCCAGAACCCTGCCcaccctggcatggtggcagacatggCTACCTGCAGCTGAGCTGCCAGTTCCTCTGAGTCCTCAAAGACCAGgccattttcttcatgtttcaccAGCTCATGTAAACTGCAGAGAGAACCAAGGGAGCCTGAGAGCTGCCTGGGGAAGACACCAGACCCCTGGGGTGCCCAGCttgcctcccacccaccccacgCTCAAGCCAGGCTGGGGGTTGGAACAGGGGGTGTGGTTTCTGGGAGCTGGTTCTTAGATTTGGCATCTGAAGGGTATAAAGGCCTGGGGGGGTGCACATCAAAATGGCCAAACCGATTTGAGGAGGGAGCCTTAAGGAAGGTTTGTACCTTCTGTGCTGGATGCTCTTCAAGTACTGAAGaattatttttgcatgtttttcttaATTCCATGGCCATGGAACGAGTAAAGACAACCCCCTGGGGACTGGTTCAGCACATAAAAGATGACTTTTCTAGGACACCAGATTTGATCCCGACATTCCCTGAGCTCAGCTCACATGAAGGGCTCGAATCCCTGAATCCCATCCAGGAACCGGCTCCTGAGCAGGGGCCAAGGGCTCAACTTGTGCTGGGGCTACTGCTTCTAGAGTCTCCTCTAACGCCACCCTTCCAAACACCCGTGTATGCTGGGTGGAGTGAGGCCACAGCATGAAACTCATTTAACTAATTCAAACCCACCATGTGAGCTTGGCCAAAAGGGACATGGtgggagagaaaaacaaagaaaaccatgtAAGCCTGCAGGCAATTCCCGCCAATTCTACTCTAGGAGCAAAAGCCCCAAGTGGAGTTCTAGTATTTAAGgtgctttcttttttcatattaggttggtgcaaaagttattgccatttttaatggcaaaaaccatgattacttttgtaccaacctaaatATAACATGAGTTCTAAATAGAAGCAACTACTTCAGTGAGGCTCAGCCCAGCCACAGTAACCACAGGGCTCCTCCTCGTGGCCTCCAGTGTGTGCTGGACTGACCGAGGGGCAGGGCCTCACTGTGGGCAGCTCACTGCACTGATTCCCCCTCAGCGGTGGATCTGTGAAGCTATCCCCAGAAAGATTCGGGTTCTGCTCCTACCACTTGAAGTTCACGGCACACACAGGCAAACAGCTCCTGAACATGTCCACCACCTTCATGGGCAGGTCCAGGCCACTGGAGGACGTGTCCAGACAGACACCCAGGTCCACCGACCCTGCTAGGCAAGAAGGGTGGGTTAGAGCGCTGGTCTCTGCCCTGGGAACAAAAATGCTCCCAGCAGAGTGAGACAACATCCCCCGAGGGGAGTGAAAATTGGATAAGGCCCCTGACATCCCCAAGCACAAGTGGCTTAAGCTGGCCAAGCAGCCACACGGCCTGGCTGGGACATCTGAAAATGTAAGTTGACACTTTTTCTACGTAaccacaatttgtttttttttgttgttgttttgttttgagacagagtctcactctgtcaccaggctggagtgcagtgacacaatctcagctccctgcaacctccacctcccaggtttacctcccacctgtaatcccagcattttgggaggccaaggcgggtggatcacctgaggtcaggagttcaagaccagcctggccaacatggtgaaaccccatctctactaaaaaaaaatacaaaattagtgaagcgtcgtggcaggtgcctgtaatcccagctactcaggaggctgaggcaggaaaatcgcttgaacccgggaaggcagaggatgcagtgagccaagatcgcgccatggcactccagcctgggctacaagagcgaaactccgtctcaaaataataataataataataataataatccacaGCACACCCACCACAAACCAGCTGTCACTgtgaaaataaagccaaatagcTTAACATTTCTAAAGACTAgctggggccaggcatgatgggtcacgcctggaatcccagcacttaggaaggccaaggcgagaggatcacttgaggtcaggagttcaagaccatcctggccaacatggtgaaaccctgtctctactaaaaatacaaaaataagccaggtgttgtggcgggcTCCCATAATCCTGtaatctacttgggaggctgaggtgggagaatcgcttgaacccaggaggcggaggttgcatgaactgagatcgtgcactccagcctaggcaacagagcgagactgtctaaaacAAAGACTAGCTGGAGAATCCTGCCAGGAAAAGGCCCTCAGCCGCCAAGCGCTCT
This genomic interval from Gorilla gorilla gorilla isolate KB3781 chromosome 3, NHGRI_mGorGor1-v2.1_pri, whole genome shotgun sequence contains the following:
- the LOC101125415 gene encoding protein-lysine N-methyltransferase EEF2KMT-like isoform X4, with amino-acid sequence MALEENAGTELLLQSFEGRFLAARTLLSFPWQSLEAKLRDSSDSELLRDILQKPSGGSFTLSEITAIISHGTTGLVTWDATLYLTEWAIENPAAFTNRSVLELGSGAGLTGLAICKMCRPRAYIFSDCHSRVLEQLRGNVLLNGLSLEADITANLDGPRVTVAQLDWDVTTVHQLSAFQPDVVIAADVLYCPEAIVSLVGVLRRLAACREHKWAPEVYLAFTVRNPETCQLFTTELGWTGIRWEAEAHHDQKLFPYREHLEMAMLNLTLQDSHTTPTGL
- the LOC101125415 gene encoding protein-lysine N-methyltransferase EEF2KMT-like isoform X1, whose translation is MALEENAGTELLLQSFEGRFLAARTLLSFPWQVGGGASGEAFGARGSPGADGMGLRAETPGAPATLEAKLRDSSDSELLRDILQKHEAVHMEPLDELYEALAETLMAKESTQGHQSYLLPSGGSFTLSEITAIISHGTTGLVTWDATLYLTEWAIENPAAFTNRSVLELGSGAGLTGLAICKMCRPRAYIFSDCHSRVLEQLRGNVLLNGLSLEADITANLDGPRVTVAQLDWDVTTVHQLSAFQPDVVIAADVLYCPEAIVSLVGVLRRLAACREHKWAPEVYLAFTVRNPETCQLFTTELGWTGIRWEAEAHHDQKLFPYREHLEMAMLNLTLQDSHTTPTGL
- the LOC101125415 gene encoding protein-lysine N-methyltransferase EEF2KMT-like isoform X5; the encoded protein is MALEENAGTELLLQSFEGRFLAARTLLSFPWQSLEAKLRDSSDSELLRDILQKTMKHPVCVKHPPLVKYARCFLSELIKNHEAVHMEPLDELYEALAETLMAKESTQGHQSYLLPSGGSFTLSEITAIISHGTTGLVTWDATLYLTEWAIENPAAFTNRSVLELGSGAGLTGLAICKMCRPRAYIFSDCHSRVLEQLRGNVLLNGLSLEADITANLDGPRVTVAQLDWDVTTVHQLSAFQPDVVIAADVLYCPEAIVSLVGVLRRLAACREHKWAPEVYLAFTVRNPETCQLFTTELGWTGIRWEAEAHHDQKLFPYREHLEMAMLNLTLQDSHTTPTGL
- the LOC101125415 gene encoding protein-lysine N-methyltransferase EEF2KMT-like isoform X2; protein product: MALEENAGTELLLQSFEGRFLAARTLLSFPWQSLEAKLRDSSDSELLRDILQKHEAVHMEPLDELYEALAETLMAKESTQGHQSYLLPSGGSFTLSEITAIISHGTTGLVTWDATLYLTEWAIENPAAFTNRSVLELGSGAGLTGLAICKMCRPRAYIFSDCHSRVLEQLRGNVLLNGLSLEADITANLDGPRVTVAQLDWDVTTVHQLSAFQPDVVIAADVLYCPEAIVSLVGVLRRLAACREHKWAPEVYLAFTVRNPETCQLFTTELGWTGIRWEAEAHHDQKLFPYREHLEMAMLNLTLQDSHTTPTGL
- the LOC101125415 gene encoding putative protein N-methyltransferase FAM86B1 isoform X3 yields the protein MALEENAGTELLLQSFEGRFLAARTLLSFPWQVGGGASGEAFGARGSPGADGMGLRAETPGAPATLEAKLRDSSDSELLRDILQKPSGGSFTLSEITAIISHGTTGLVTWDATLYLTEWAIENPAAFTNRSVLELGSGAGLTGLAICKMCRPRAYIFSDCHSRVLEQLRGNVLLNGLSLEADITANLDGPRVTVAQLDWDVTTVHQLSAFQPDVVIAADVLYCPEAIVSLVGVLRRLAACREHKWAPEVYLAFTVRNPETCQLFTTELGWTGIRWEAEAHHDQKLFPYREHLEMAMLNLTLQDSHTTPTGL